The Cucumis melo cultivar AY chromosome 6, USDA_Cmelo_AY_1.0, whole genome shotgun sequence genome includes a region encoding these proteins:
- the LOC103504146 gene encoding uncharacterized protein LOC103504146: MTPTASVASDGEAKWEFSCDFEVDYESEKKASIVYNALIVDKELQPDKVKRAMSISNGKLSIHFEAVEARFLRASFSSFVDVLTLATKTIEDFGLEVEF, encoded by the exons ATGACTCCGACAGCTTCCGTCGCTTCTGATGGAGAGGCCAAATGGGAATTCAGCTG TGACTTTGAAGTCGATTATGAGTCTGAGAAGAAAGCTTCAATTGTCTATAACGCTTTAATCGTCGATAAAGAG TTACAGCCAGACAAGGTGAAAAGGGCGATGTCAATTTCTAATGGAAAACTTTCAAT ACACTTTGAGGCAGTGGAAGCAAGGTTTTTGCGTGCATCATTCAGTTCGTTTGTAGATGTGCTTACTCTTGCCACAAAAACAATCGAAGATTTCGGACTCGAAGTGGAATTCTGA
- the LOC103504145 gene encoding protein ABIL2 has translation MPISQETSNFDEISMKQSLIFSDCLKDLKNLRAQLYSAAEYFELSYTNDDQKQIVVETLKDYAVKALVNTVDHLGSVTFKVNDLLDEKVDEVSGTEFRVSCIEQRLRTCQEYIDHEGHSQQSLVINTPKYHKRYILPVGETMNGGTQTKSKYQGCNLDDEDEWHQFRNAVRATIRETPPSIISKENSPVPSQRASPSPQPRTFSFTSTMPKKELDKRSVSPHRFPLLRSGSLSSRPKTQGSSRSTTPHSSRPTTPSNSNGQRRYPSEPRKSASMRIPAEREREREREKDNSKDVEQYPSKSKRLLKALLSRRKSKKDDMLYTYLDEY, from the exons ATGCCTATCTCACAAGAAACATCCAATTTTGATGAGATTTCTATGAAGCAGAGTTTGATTTTCTCTGATTGTCTCAAG GATTTAAAGAACCTGAGGGCGCAATTATACTCAGCAGCAGAGTATTTTGAACTCTCATACACAAATGATGACCAAAAACAGAT aGTGGTAGAAACATTGAAAGATTATGCTGTTAAAGCTCTTGTGAATACTGTGGATCACTTAGGTTCTGTTACTTTTAAGGTTAATGATCTTTTGGATGAAAAGGTTGATGAAGTCTCTGGAACAGAGTTTAGGGTGTCATGCATTGAACAG AGGCTAAGAACGTGTCAAGAGTATATCGATCATGAAGGGCATTCCCAACAATCCTTGGTGATAAATACACCAAAGTATCACAAGCGCTACATATTACCAG TTGGGGAGACCATGAATGGGGGTACCCAAACTAAATCCAAGTACCAAGGGTGCAACCTAGATGATGAAGATGAGTGGCACCAATTTAGAAATG CCGTCCGAGCAACTATCAGAGAAACGCCACCATCCATTATAAG TAAAGAAAATTCTCCTGTGCCTTCTCAACGAGCATCCCCGTCCCCGCAACCTAGAACATTCTCATTCACATCTACCATGCCCAAGAAGGAATTAG ATAAGCGATCAGTTTCACCACATCGGTTTCCACTTTTGCGTTCTGGTTCGCTCTCGAGTAGGCCAAAGACACAAGGCTCAAGTCGATCGACTACTCCCCACTCAAGTCGGCCAACCACTCCAAGTAATTCCAATGGCCAACGGCGG TATCCTTCAGAACCTCGGAAATCAGCATCGATGCGAATACCAGCAGAAagagaaagggaaagggaaagggaaaaggACAACAGCAAGGATGTTGAACAATATCCCAGCAAAAGCAAGCGCCTCTTAAAGGCCCTGCTTAGCCGACGCAAGTCGAAGAAAGACGACATGTTGTACACTTATTTGGATGAATACTAG